One Acaryochloris marina S15 DNA segment encodes these proteins:
- a CDS encoding SLC13 family permease produces MQEPKFLTLGIISLALIFFIAEWYPVDITALMVTAVLMLLGLVTPEEGISGFSNPATVTVMLMFILSAGVTKTGIIQVMRDGLIHWGGRHPSRQIVVMGLLVGPITAFINNTAVVAVFLPVVEDWFKKQNISPSTLFIPLSYITIMGGMMTGIGTSTNILASGVSRDLGYGEFSLFQFTQLGIVTFIIGLIFLAIAAPKILPHRKTANLSFSDFDLKEYVSEVTIPPHSSLVGQTLRSTQIQRKFDLDVLELIRAGERFTQPLVDLSLQAQDILLVRGHRDELLSLNDQRGLEILPVAKFKRESIEKNLSSGAEMIAEVLVLSTAQLIGFTLKDLRFRQQYNVTVLALRRGKELVRDRLGQVPIQFGDVMLVQGPRDSLVGLHTSRDLLVMEPRDVEMLRSEKAGIAISILVLVIGAAAFHWIPILVSTLVGVLTMVITGCLKPGELYEAVRWDVIFLLAGLLPLGIAMDKSGATQWLARPLVSISHNLPGFWVLVLFYMFTSVLTEIISNNAAVILIIPLAVEVAKALNLNPLALIFAITFAASNSYMTPIGYQTNMMVYGPGGYKFYDFIRIGLPLNILMAMMTPLLIVRFYGL; encoded by the coding sequence CCTTATCTTCTTTATTGCAGAGTGGTATCCAGTCGATATCACTGCATTAATGGTGACTGCTGTATTGATGCTTTTAGGATTGGTCACTCCTGAAGAAGGGATTTCAGGGTTTAGTAATCCAGCCACGGTGACTGTAATGCTGATGTTTATCCTCAGTGCTGGGGTTACCAAAACAGGTATCATCCAGGTGATGCGAGATGGATTGATTCACTGGGGAGGTCGACATCCTTCGCGGCAAATTGTAGTCATGGGGTTGTTAGTTGGGCCGATCACGGCGTTCATTAACAATACGGCAGTGGTGGCAGTTTTTCTGCCTGTTGTAGAAGATTGGTTTAAAAAGCAGAATATTTCACCGTCTACACTATTCATTCCCCTGTCTTACATCACCATCATGGGAGGGATGATGACGGGGATTGGGACTTCCACTAATATCCTAGCCAGTGGTGTGTCCAGAGATTTGGGCTATGGTGAATTTTCTCTGTTTCAGTTTACCCAATTAGGAATAGTCACTTTTATCATTGGATTAATTTTCCTGGCCATTGCTGCCCCGAAAATCCTACCCCATCGAAAAACGGCCAACCTTTCCTTCTCCGATTTTGATCTGAAAGAGTATGTGAGTGAAGTGACGATTCCCCCTCACTCTAGCCTTGTGGGGCAAACGCTGCGCTCTACTCAAATACAGCGTAAATTCGATCTGGATGTGCTGGAGTTGATCCGTGCGGGAGAGCGTTTCACCCAACCCCTCGTGGACTTGTCTCTCCAGGCTCAAGATATTTTACTTGTCCGAGGCCACCGCGATGAATTACTTAGTCTTAATGATCAACGGGGACTTGAGATTCTACCGGTAGCTAAGTTCAAGCGGGAAAGCATTGAAAAGAATTTGAGTTCTGGAGCAGAGATGATCGCGGAAGTTTTAGTGCTCTCAACCGCTCAGTTAATTGGTTTTACCCTTAAGGATTTGAGGTTTCGTCAGCAGTACAACGTGACGGTGCTGGCCTTGCGCCGAGGCAAGGAGCTGGTGCGCGATCGCTTGGGCCAAGTCCCAATCCAATTTGGTGATGTAATGCTGGTTCAAGGCCCCCGAGACAGCCTAGTCGGACTTCACACCAGCCGCGACTTATTAGTAATGGAACCCCGTGATGTGGAAATGTTACGCTCCGAAAAAGCTGGCATTGCGATCTCCATCCTTGTCTTAGTTATTGGTGCAGCTGCATTCCACTGGATACCTATCCTAGTCTCTACTCTCGTAGGTGTACTGACGATGGTAATCACAGGCTGTCTCAAGCCTGGAGAACTTTACGAAGCTGTTCGCTGGGACGTAATCTTCCTCTTAGCAGGATTGCTTCCGTTAGGTATCGCTATGGACAAATCAGGAGCAACACAGTGGCTAGCCCGACCTCTTGTTTCAATCAGCCACAATTTACCTGGCTTTTGGGTATTGGTATTGTTCTATATGTTTACCTCGGTTCTGACCGAAATTATCTCAAACAACGCTGCGGTGATTCTGATCATTCCTCTAGCTGTAGAGGTAGCCAAGGCATTAAACCTTAATCCACTGGCCTTGATTTTCGCCATTACCTTTGCGGCTTCGAATAGTTATATGACCCCGATTGGATATCAAACCAACATGATGGTTTATGGTCCAGGTGGTTATAAATTCTATGATTTCATCCGAATTGGTTTACCACTGAATATTTTGATGGCAATGATGACCCCTCTCTTAATTGTTAGATTTTATGGTCTTTAG